From a single Brassica napus cultivar Da-Ae chromosome C9, Da-Ae, whole genome shotgun sequence genomic region:
- the LOC106418593 gene encoding cytosolic sulfotransferase 12-like isoform X2: MTSSYVPIYLGDEDLTQETRDLLSSLPSEKGWLVSQIYQFEGSWHTQGLVQGILNCQKNFKANDSDIILATTPKSDYRVSPDVDFSELPSPRLMQTHLQHHSLPVSIKNSSCKIVYCCRNPKDMFVSLWHFGKKLAPQEIADYPIEKSVEAFCQGKFIGGPFWDHVLEYWYESRKNPNKVLFVTYEELKKQTEVEVKRIADFIGCGFTAEKEASEIVKLCSFESLSKLEVNRQGKLPNGIESNSYFRKGEIGGWRDTLSESLAEVIDRTTEEKFRGSGLKFSC; this comes from the exons ATGACATCATCATATGTTCCTATTTACTTGGGAGATGAAGATCTGACACAAGAAACAAGAGATCTACTTTCTTCTCTTCCAAGCGAGAAAGGTTGGTTGGTCAGTCAAATCTATCAATTCGAAGGAAGTTGGCACACACAAGGTCTGGTACAAGGAATCTTGAACTGCCAGAAAAACTTTAAAGCCAACGATTCAGACATAATCCTCGCCACCACTCCTAAATCAG ATTACCGCGTATCTCCAGACGTCGATTTCTCCGAGTTGCCTTCTCCAAGACTCATGCAAACGCACTTACAGCATCATTCTCTGCCGGTATCCATTAAGAACTCGTCTTGTAAGATTGTGTATTGTTGCAGGAACCCTAAGGACATGTTTGTGTCCTTATGGCATTTTGGGAagaaacttgctcctcaagaaATCGCTGATTATCCTATTGAAAAATCAGTTGAAGCGTTTTGTCAAGGGAAGTTTATTGGTGGACCCTTTTGGGATCATGTGTTGGAGTACTGGTACGAAAGCCGCAAGAATCCGAACAAGGTCTTGTTTGTTACATACGAGGAGCTCAAGAAGCAGACCGAAGTTGAGGTTAAGCGAATCGCTGACTTCATTGGATGTGGTTTTACTGCTGAGAAAGAAGCGAGTGAGATTGTGAAGTTGTGTAGTTTTGAGAGTTTGAGTAAACTGGAAGTTAATAGACAAGGGAAATTGCCAAATGGAATAGAGTCTAACTCTTACTTTAGAAAGGGAGAGATTGGAGGTTGGAGAGATACTTTGAGTGAGTCCTTGGCAGAGGTAATAGATAGAACCACTGAAGAGAAGTTTAGAGGTTCTGGTCTGAAATTTTCTTGTTGA
- the LOC106418593 gene encoding cytosolic sulfotransferase 12-like isoform X1, with amino-acid sequence MTSSYVPIYLGDEDLTQETRDLLSSLPSEKGWLVSQIYQFEGSWHTQGLVQGILNCQKNFKANDSDIILATTPKSGTTWLKALLCALIHRDKFPVSSKHPLLATNPHPLVPYLEADYRVSPDVDFSELPSPRLMQTHLQHHSLPVSIKNSSCKIVYCCRNPKDMFVSLWHFGKKLAPQEIADYPIEKSVEAFCQGKFIGGPFWDHVLEYWYESRKNPNKVLFVTYEELKKQTEVEVKRIADFIGCGFTAEKEASEIVKLCSFESLSKLEVNRQGKLPNGIESNSYFRKGEIGGWRDTLSESLAEVIDRTTEEKFRGSGLKFSC; translated from the coding sequence ATGACATCATCATATGTTCCTATTTACTTGGGAGATGAAGATCTGACACAAGAAACAAGAGATCTACTTTCTTCTCTTCCAAGCGAGAAAGGTTGGTTGGTCAGTCAAATCTATCAATTCGAAGGAAGTTGGCACACACAAGGTCTGGTACAAGGAATCTTGAACTGCCAGAAAAACTTTAAAGCCAACGATTCAGACATAATCCTCGCCACCACTCCTAAATCAGGTACGACTTGGTTAAAAGCTCTTCTCTGTGCTCTCATTCACCGAGACAAGTTTCCTGTTTCTAGTAAGCATCCTCTTCTAGCTACCAATCCGCACCCCCTTGTACCCTACTTGGAAGCAGATTACCGCGTATCTCCAGACGTCGATTTCTCCGAGTTGCCTTCTCCAAGACTCATGCAAACGCACTTACAGCATCATTCTCTGCCGGTATCCATTAAGAACTCGTCTTGTAAGATTGTGTATTGTTGCAGGAACCCTAAGGACATGTTTGTGTCCTTATGGCATTTTGGGAagaaacttgctcctcaagaaATCGCTGATTATCCTATTGAAAAATCAGTTGAAGCGTTTTGTCAAGGGAAGTTTATTGGTGGACCCTTTTGGGATCATGTGTTGGAGTACTGGTACGAAAGCCGCAAGAATCCGAACAAGGTCTTGTTTGTTACATACGAGGAGCTCAAGAAGCAGACCGAAGTTGAGGTTAAGCGAATCGCTGACTTCATTGGATGTGGTTTTACTGCTGAGAAAGAAGCGAGTGAGATTGTGAAGTTGTGTAGTTTTGAGAGTTTGAGTAAACTGGAAGTTAATAGACAAGGGAAATTGCCAAATGGAATAGAGTCTAACTCTTACTTTAGAAAGGGAGAGATTGGAGGTTGGAGAGATACTTTGAGTGAGTCCTTGGCAGAGGTAATAGATAGAACCACTGAAGAGAAGTTTAGAGGTTCTGGTCTGAAATTTTCTTGTTGA